In one Solanum lycopersicum chromosome 11, SLM_r2.1 genomic region, the following are encoded:
- the LOC138339550 gene encoding uncharacterized protein isoform X1 — protein MARNRTSASGGQDPIPAPASRNTIRGRGRGRARGRGRGRIAAPVGGQVPIATQGHDRTVPPNADVLHGDVQDHVEGDGPAQAPTSTIVPPVLQDTLARMLGILEGMAQAGALPVTSDGSQTRVGGQTPDPIVAPDSQTPRTQPAAAVAPLLDSMEFPDMTSHLVNRPSMTIDEQKMFGRFRLMNPPTYTGDLAEDAYEFIVSCHERLHNLVLVESHGVDYTAFQMTGSAKQWWRDYISSRPTGSHPLSWTEFIQVFLSKFVPRSERERKRAEFEGLQQNGMSVAEYEGKFHALARHASMILPTEAERVRRFVKGLIIPIRLGVSQVASSGVPFQKVVDAAKELEMIRREGFEQREGKRTRYSGDYGGAPPRSRGYFGRGYQPQSSRPIHAAIPASEAGYAGHNSSSSVHTSQGSSSRPVVRGGHSGHSGSSHQPASRRGCFECGDMGHFVRDCPRTRRGGLHQGSQASTSRATQPTARGGAQNGGGGSHSGRGGSPSGRGGGRGGSQSEGGRSHCYAFPGRPEAEASDAVITDRERSETLRKGKEKS, from the coding sequence atggcgaggaatcgtacatcggcaagtggtggtcaggATCCTATTCCTGCGCCTGCTTCTAGGAACACTatccgaggtagaggtaggGGACGAGCTCGAGGTCGAGGTAGGGGCCGTATTGCAGCACCTGTGGGTGGTCAAGTACCAATAGCTACCCAGGGTCATGATAGGACCGTACCTCCTAATGCAGATGTTCttcatggggatgtgcaagatcatgtcgagggggatgggccaGCTCAGGCTCCAACCAGTACTATTGTTCCCccagtgcttcaagataccctggctcgtatgttaggaatcctagaggggatggcccaggcaggagctttgcctgtcacttctgatggctcacagacccgtgttggaggtcaaactccagATCCGATAGTTGCTCCAGATTCTCAGACTCCCAGGACTCAGCCAGCTGCCGCTGTAGCTCCTCTtttggatagtatggagtttccagatatgacatcacatttggtgaacaggccttctatgactattgatgagcaaaagatgtttggcaggttcagactaatgaatcctcctacttatactggtgacttagctgaggatgcatatgagtttatagttagttgtcatgagaggttgcataatcttgtattagtggagtctcatggagttgactacacagcgtttcagatgactggctctgctaaacagtggtggagggattatattagtagtaggccaACTGGATCTCATCCACTATCCTGGACTGAGTTTATtcaggtatttctatccaaatttgttccacgtagtgagagggagcgcaagagggccgagtttgagggtttgcagcaaaatggtatgtcagttgcagagtatgagggtaaatttcatgccttggctaggcatgcttcgatgatacttcccacagaggctgagagagtgaggaggtttgttaaggggctgattattccgatccgtctaggagtttctcaggttgcttcttctggtgttccattccagaaagtggtagatgctgctaaggagttggagatgattcggcgtgagggatttgagcagcgagagggcaagaggactcgttattcaggtgattatggtggtgctccgcCTAGGAGCCGGGGTTACTTTGGCAGAGGTTATCAGCCTCAGTccagcagacccattcatgctgctataccagcgtctgaggctggttacgctgggcataactcttcgagctcggtgcatacttcgcagggttcatcttctagacctgtAGTTCGTGGAGGGCATTCTGGTCATTCAGGTTCCTCTCATCAGCCTGCGTCTCGTAGGGGCTGTtttgagtgtggtgatatgggacactttgtgagagactgccctaggacCAGACGTGGTGGCTTACATCAGGGTTCTCAGGCTTCGACCTCCAGGGCTACACAACCAACAGCTAGGGGTGGTGCACAGAATGGTggaggtggttctcattcaggtagaggtggttctccttctggtcgaggtggtggtcgtggaggttcacaatctgaGGGAGGTCGTTCtcattgttatgcttttccaggtaggccagaggctgaagcctcagatgctgttatcacag
- the LOC138339550 gene encoding uncharacterized protein isoform X2: MARNRTSASGGQDPIPAPASRNTIRGRGRGRARGRGRGRIAAPVGGQVPIATQGHDRTVPPNADVLHGDVQDHVEGDGPAQAPTSTIVPPVLQDTLARMLGILEGMAQAGALPVTSDGSQTRVGGQTPDPIVAPDSQTPRTQPAAAVAPLLDSMEFPDMTSHLVNRPSMTIDEQKMFGRFRLMNPPTYTGDLAEDAYEFIVSCHERLHNLVLVESHGVDYTAFQMTGSAKQWWRDYISSRPTGSHPLSWTEFIQVFLSKFVPRSERERKRAEFEGLQQNGMSVAEYEGKFHALARHASMILPTEAERVRRFVKGLIIPIRLGVSQVASSGVPFQKVVDAAKELEMIRREGFEQREGKRTRYSGDYGGAPPRSRGYFGRGYQPQSSRPIHAAIPASEAGYAGHNSSSSVHTSQGSSSRPVVRGGHSGHSGSSHQPASRRGCFECGDMGHFVRDCPRTRRGGLHQGSQASTSRATQPTARGGAQNGGGGSHSGRGGSPSGRGGGRGGSQSEGGRSHCYAFPGRPEAEASDAVITDSIPSRSTSRGAN, translated from the coding sequence atggcgaggaatcgtacatcggcaagtggtggtcaggATCCTATTCCTGCGCCTGCTTCTAGGAACACTatccgaggtagaggtaggGGACGAGCTCGAGGTCGAGGTAGGGGCCGTATTGCAGCACCTGTGGGTGGTCAAGTACCAATAGCTACCCAGGGTCATGATAGGACCGTACCTCCTAATGCAGATGTTCttcatggggatgtgcaagatcatgtcgagggggatgggccaGCTCAGGCTCCAACCAGTACTATTGTTCCCccagtgcttcaagataccctggctcgtatgttaggaatcctagaggggatggcccaggcaggagctttgcctgtcacttctgatggctcacagacccgtgttggaggtcaaactccagATCCGATAGTTGCTCCAGATTCTCAGACTCCCAGGACTCAGCCAGCTGCCGCTGTAGCTCCTCTtttggatagtatggagtttccagatatgacatcacatttggtgaacaggccttctatgactattgatgagcaaaagatgtttggcaggttcagactaatgaatcctcctacttatactggtgacttagctgaggatgcatatgagtttatagttagttgtcatgagaggttgcataatcttgtattagtggagtctcatggagttgactacacagcgtttcagatgactggctctgctaaacagtggtggagggattatattagtagtaggccaACTGGATCTCATCCACTATCCTGGACTGAGTTTATtcaggtatttctatccaaatttgttccacgtagtgagagggagcgcaagagggccgagtttgagggtttgcagcaaaatggtatgtcagttgcagagtatgagggtaaatttcatgccttggctaggcatgcttcgatgatacttcccacagaggctgagagagtgaggaggtttgttaaggggctgattattccgatccgtctaggagtttctcaggttgcttcttctggtgttccattccagaaagtggtagatgctgctaaggagttggagatgattcggcgtgagggatttgagcagcgagagggcaagaggactcgttattcaggtgattatggtggtgctccgcCTAGGAGCCGGGGTTACTTTGGCAGAGGTTATCAGCCTCAGTccagcagacccattcatgctgctataccagcgtctgaggctggttacgctgggcataactcttcgagctcggtgcatacttcgcagggttcatcttctagacctgtAGTTCGTGGAGGGCATTCTGGTCATTCAGGTTCCTCTCATCAGCCTGCGTCTCGTAGGGGCTGTtttgagtgtggtgatatgggacactttgtgagagactgccctaggacCAGACGTGGTGGCTTACATCAGGGTTCTCAGGCTTCGACCTCCAGGGCTACACAACCAACAGCTAGGGGTGGTGCACAGAATGGTggaggtggttctcattcaggtagaggtggttctccttctggtcgaggtggtggtcgtggaggttcacaatctgaGGGAGGTCGTTCtcattgttatgcttttccaggtaggccagaggctgaagcctcagatgctgttatcacag